GGTCTAGGAATTACACCTGTTAGAACAAAAGATTTTGAATGGTCGCTTAACGCCAATTTTACTCAAAATCGAGGTACCGTAAAAGAATTGACAGATGGGATTAATAATTATATCATTGCTCAAGGTCCTAATGGTGGTACAATTGAAGCACGTGTAGGTGAACGAATGGGAGATTTATACGGTCGTGGTTATTTAAGAAGTCCTGACAACCAAATTGTATATGACAATACTGGTTCTCCAATTTTAGATACTAAAATTAAAAAAATAGGAAACTACAATCCAGATTGGATGTTGGGTCTAGCTACTAATTTAAAATACAAAAACATCAGTCTTAATGCTTTATTTGATGTAAGACATGGTGGAAAAATCTATTCGATGACCAATGCTATAGGAATGGAAAGTGGCATACTAGCGGTTTCATTACCTGGTAGAGAAACTGGAATCGTTGGAAAAGGAGTGGTACAAAACACAGATGGAACTTACAGCCCAAATACTACTTCAATAAGTGCCGAAAACTGGTATTACTCTAATGCCTTTCGTAGAGATAATATTGAAGCCAATTCATTTGATGCGTCTTATGTAAAACTAAGAGAAGTAAGTTTAAATTATAGATTTTCTGACAAATGGATTAAAGCGGTAAAAATGCAAAACTTAAGCATTGGTTTAGTTGGAAATAATTTAGCACTTTGGACAAAAGTTCCAAACATCGATCCAGAAACTCAAGCGATAAGCGGCGGTACATTATTACCAGGATTTGAAGTTCTACAACTGCCTTCTTCTAGAAACTATGGAATCAAATTAAATGCTTCATTCTAAAAAAATTATCATGAAAAAAATCATATTATTTATACTATTACTAAGTGTCAGTATTTCTTGTACCGATGGATTTGAAGAAATCAACACTAATAAAAACCAACCAACTGTCTCACAACCGAAGCAATTACTTCCCAACGTTATTTTCAATTTAGCAAATAATAATGTTTCAAACTCATTCAACTTTGGAGATATCGTGGCTCAATATGGCGGTAACTACGAGTACAATGAATTAGACATTTACAACTGGGGTGCCGACAACCGTTTTTGGGGAATGTACAAATGGCTTAATGACATCTACGACATTAAAAAGCAAGCAATTCTATTAAACAACAAAAACTATGAAGCGATAAGTCTGGTTCTTGAAACCTACACGATGAGTCTTATTACGGATTCTTATGGTTATGCCCCTTACTCTGAAGCCTCAAAAGGAGAAGAAGGAATTTTAAAACCTAAGTACGATTCTCAAGAAGAAATTTACACCCAATTACTTTTAAACTTAGATAAGGCAAATACTTTAATAGATACAAAAACAAAAGTAGAAGGTGACTTATTGTATGGTGGAGACATGTTGAAATGGAAAAAATTCTGTAATTCATTACACGTAAGGCTTTTGATGCGTATTTCTAATAAAATAAATGTAAGCGTCAAATTAAATGACATTGTTTCAAAACCTGCAGAGTTTCCTTTATTTCAATCCAATGTAGATAATGCTAACTATGTTTACTCGGGAAGTTTTCCTAATATTTCTCCTATGAGTGATGGTATCAATAGACTGTATGGATATAATATTGTAATTCCATCTACTAATTTAGTAAACACGTTAATTACAAATAACGATCCCCGACTAGAAGAATGGATTGATCCAATTGTGGGAACTACTAATCAGTTAGGACTTCAACCTGGTCTTACTTTAGATCAAATTGGAGAACCTACAAAATATTCTAGAAGAGCGGAAGATTATTTTTATACCAAAACAAAAATATCTTCAATATTCATGACGTATAGTGAATTAAACTTTTTATTAGCTGAAGCAAGTCAACGCAATCTTATCACATCTGGATCTGCGAAAACGTATTACGATACTGCTGTAGAAGCTTCTTTCAAACAATGGAATGTAATTATGCCTGCAGATTACTTGACTACAACTGCACCCTATAGTGCAACTACTGAGGTATTATATACTCAAAAATGGTTAGCTTTATACCACACTGGAGTAGAAGCCTGGTTAGACTGGAAAAGAACGGGTAAACCAAGTTTTATTAAAGCAGGCCCTGGTTCAAAAAACAATGGTAAAGTTCCAAGAAGAATCATGTATCCTAGTTTAGAGCAATCAGTAAATGCCGAAAACAATAGTGAGGCATTACAAAAAATGGGTGGAGATGATATCAATGCAAAAGTATGGTGGGATAATTTTTAATCAAAAAAACGTAAACATGAAAAAAATATTTTTAATTCTACTACTTTTTAGTGCTGTAATTACTCATGCACAAAAAGCTGAAAATATCATCATTATCACAACAGATGGTTTTAGATGGCAAGAAGCTTTTAAAGGAATGGATGAAACATTAGCAAGAGACAAAAAATTCAACCAAGCAGA
The Flavobacterium sp. WC2421 genome window above contains:
- a CDS encoding SusD/RagB family nutrient-binding outer membrane lipoprotein, which gives rise to MKKIILFILLLSVSISCTDGFEEINTNKNQPTVSQPKQLLPNVIFNLANNNVSNSFNFGDIVAQYGGNYEYNELDIYNWGADNRFWGMYKWLNDIYDIKKQAILLNNKNYEAISLVLETYTMSLITDSYGYAPYSEASKGEEGILKPKYDSQEEIYTQLLLNLDKANTLIDTKTKVEGDLLYGGDMLKWKKFCNSLHVRLLMRISNKINVSVKLNDIVSKPAEFPLFQSNVDNANYVYSGSFPNISPMSDGINRLYGYNIVIPSTNLVNTLITNNDPRLEEWIDPIVGTTNQLGLQPGLTLDQIGEPTKYSRRAEDYFYTKTKISSIFMTYSELNFLLAEASQRNLITSGSAKTYYDTAVEASFKQWNVIMPADYLTTTAPYSATTEVLYTQKWLALYHTGVEAWLDWKRTGKPSFIKAGPGSKNNGKVPRRIMYPSLEQSVNAENNSEALQKMGGDDINAKVWWDNF